One stretch of Corynebacterium auriscanis DNA includes these proteins:
- the rplD gene encoding 50S ribosomal protein L4, producing the protein MSNLKLDVHTADGKTNGSVELPAAIFDAEVSVALMHQVVTAQLAAKRQGTHATKTRGEVRGGGRKPYRQKGTGRARQGSIRAPHFTGGGTVHGPQPRDYSQRTPKKMKAAALRGALSDRARHARIHVVEDLVPGQTPSTKAARGFLERLTGRKSVLVVLGREDINSRKSVRNLPNVHTLVTDQLNTYDVLNADDVVFSVEALNAFITAAQNTKEEAK; encoded by the coding sequence ATGAGCAATCTAAAGCTTGATGTCCACACCGCTGACGGTAAGACCAACGGCTCTGTAGAGCTGCCTGCTGCCATCTTCGACGCCGAGGTTAGCGTCGCACTGATGCACCAGGTGGTTACCGCTCAGCTCGCAGCCAAGCGTCAGGGCACCCATGCCACCAAGACCCGCGGCGAGGTTCGCGGCGGTGGCCGTAAGCCTTACCGCCAGAAGGGCACTGGTCGTGCTCGTCAGGGTTCCATTCGTGCACCACACTTCACCGGTGGTGGCACGGTTCACGGACCTCAGCCACGCGACTACTCCCAGCGCACCCCTAAGAAGATGAAGGCTGCTGCACTGCGTGGCGCGCTATCTGACCGCGCACGTCACGCTCGCATTCACGTGGTTGAGGATCTGGTTCCAGGCCAGACCCCATCCACCAAGGCTGCACGCGGATTTTTGGAGCGTCTGACCGGCCGCAAGTCTGTGCTTGTGGTTCTCGGTCGCGAGGATATTAACTCCCGCAAGTCCGTGCGCAACCTGCCAAATGTCCACACCCTGGTTACCGACCAGCTGAACACTTACGACGTTCTCAATGCAGACGATGTTGTGTTCTCCGTGGAGGCATTGAACGCGTTCATCACCGCCGCTCAGAACACCAAGGAGGAGGCAAAGTGA
- the rpsG gene encoding 30S ribosomal protein S7, producing MPRKGPAPSRPLENDPVYGDVIVSQLVNKVLLDGKKSTAERIVYGALEQCREKTGTDPVLTLKKALDNIKPALEVRSRRVGGATYQVPVDVRPGRSTTLALRWLVTFTRQRRENTMIERLANEILDASNGLGASVKRREDVHKMAEANRAFAHYRW from the coding sequence ATGCCTCGTAAGGGTCCAGCACCTTCCCGCCCCCTCGAAAATGATCCAGTATACGGCGATGTGATCGTCTCTCAGCTGGTGAACAAGGTTCTGCTCGATGGTAAGAAGTCCACCGCCGAGCGCATCGTTTACGGTGCCTTGGAGCAGTGCCGCGAGAAGACCGGTACCGATCCGGTACTCACCCTGAAGAAGGCTCTCGACAACATCAAGCCTGCACTCGAGGTTCGCTCCCGTCGTGTCGGTGGCGCTACCTACCAGGTTCCTGTTGATGTTCGTCCAGGCCGCTCCACCACCCTGGCTCTGCGCTGGTTGGTGACCTTCACCCGACAGCGTCGTGAGAACACCATGATTGAGCGTCTCGCAAACGAGATCCTCGATGCATCCAACGGCCTCGGCGCTTCCGTGAAGCGCCGTGAGGACGTTCACAAGATGGCCGAGGCCAACCGCGCCTTCGCTCACTACCGCTGGTAA
- the rplW gene encoding 50S ribosomal protein L23 has translation MSTVADPRDIILAPVVSEKSYGLMEQNVYTFLVNPASNKTQIKIAVEQIFGVKVASVNTLNREGKRKRTRTGYGRRKATKRAMVTLVAGSDPIDIFGGSAA, from the coding sequence GTGAGCACCGTCGCAGATCCACGTGACATCATCCTGGCCCCAGTAGTGTCTGAGAAGTCCTACGGCCTGATGGAGCAGAACGTTTACACGTTCCTGGTTAACCCAGCATCCAACAAGACCCAAATCAAGATTGCCGTCGAGCAGATCTTTGGCGTCAAGGTTGCAAGCGTGAACACCCTCAATCGCGAGGGCAAGCGCAAGCGCACCCGCACCGGCTACGGCCGTCGCAAGGCAACCAAGCGCGCCATGGTGACCCTGGTCGCCGGCAGCGATCCGATCGACATCTTCGGTGGTTCTGCTGCCTAA
- the rpsJ gene encoding 30S ribosomal protein S10, which translates to MAGQKIRIRLKAYDHEAIDASAKKIVETVTRTGARVVGPVPLPTEKNVYCVIRSPHKYKDSREHFEMRTHKRLIDILDPTPKTVDALMRIDLPASVDVNIQ; encoded by the coding sequence GTGGCGGGACAAAAGATCCGCATCAGGCTGAAGGCCTATGATCACGAGGCAATCGACGCTTCTGCCAAGAAGATCGTTGAAACGGTCACCCGTACCGGCGCTCGTGTCGTTGGCCCGGTGCCTTTGCCAACTGAAAAGAACGTTTACTGCGTCATCCGTTCGCCGCACAAGTACAAGGACTCGCGCGAGCACTTCGAGATGCGTACGCATAAGCGTCTGATCGACATTCTCGACCCAACCCCGAAGACCGTTGATGCCCTCATGCGCATCGACCTTCCGGCCAGCGTCGACGTCAACATTCAGTAG
- a CDS encoding TRAFAC clade GTPase domain-containing protein, giving the protein MNQVPREFNRNGGGNQNAGNHNGAEFPFHLLTKCPYTFRAIRNPNSNVSPYVKDENGQPRQLPQGWAGSGTITIAMAGARSSGKSLYMAVVIKLLKRLVITKGHTFRPANAYTERTYREHYEEPLFENMGILPPTPPSAQKDAYQREPLIFDIGAYPRGPRGDLQKIFVVFRDVAGEDLKAEGFESRRESLSFFGFADQVIFLYDPMAVPRIRDLLAGTVSTHEVGADDPADVLRNLLSVLGPSQRPFIALTLSKFDTLQNLENISLPSFDGAPGRNINWQRVMGNKGARFSHEGSDLDGPFDLADHSLLNAEVKSLLECLEATELTNQMRIPLFGEKPYLYSCFAVSALGDSPASGKISRSGIAPFRCLDPIRHCLHYMRVFE; this is encoded by the coding sequence GTGAACCAGGTTCCTAGAGAATTCAACCGTAACGGTGGGGGAAACCAGAACGCAGGTAACCACAATGGGGCGGAGTTCCCTTTTCATCTGCTGACGAAGTGCCCCTATACGTTTCGCGCGATACGAAACCCCAACTCCAACGTCTCTCCGTATGTGAAGGATGAAAACGGTCAGCCTCGCCAGCTGCCGCAAGGATGGGCCGGTTCGGGCACGATCACGATTGCGATGGCGGGCGCTCGTTCGTCAGGTAAAAGCCTGTACATGGCGGTGGTCATCAAGCTTCTCAAGCGGTTAGTCATTACGAAGGGGCACACTTTCCGTCCTGCGAATGCCTACACCGAGCGAACATATCGTGAGCACTACGAGGAACCCCTATTTGAGAACATGGGTATTCTCCCGCCCACGCCACCGTCTGCTCAGAAGGACGCATATCAACGTGAACCACTGATCTTCGACATCGGTGCGTACCCTCGTGGTCCACGCGGTGACCTGCAGAAGATTTTTGTGGTATTCCGAGATGTAGCGGGCGAAGATCTCAAAGCAGAAGGGTTTGAATCTCGGCGTGAGTCCCTTAGCTTTTTCGGTTTCGCAGACCAGGTGATCTTCCTTTACGACCCCATGGCGGTGCCCCGAATTCGCGATTTGCTGGCGGGTACGGTTTCCACTCATGAGGTGGGCGCCGATGACCCGGCAGACGTTCTGCGGAATCTATTAAGTGTATTGGGGCCCAGCCAGCGACCGTTTATCGCTTTAACCTTGTCCAAATTCGATACCCTGCAAAACCTTGAAAACATTTCGTTGCCTAGCTTTGATGGAGCTCCAGGTCGGAACATCAATTGGCAACGCGTAATGGGCAATAAGGGTGCCAGGTTTAGCCATGAAGGATCCGACCTAGATGGCCCATTTGACTTAGCGGATCACTCACTGTTGAACGCGGAAGTCAAAAGTCTTTTGGAGTGCCTCGAGGCCACGGAACTCACCAATCAGATGAGGATCCCGCTTTTCGGTGAAAAACCATATCTGTACAGCTGTTTTGCGGTTTCTGCATTGGGAGATTCTCCAGCCAGCGGGAAGATCAGTCGTTCGGGAATCGCTCCCTTTAGGTGCCTGGATCCGATTCGGCACTGCTTGCATTACATGCGAGTTTTTGAGTAA
- the rplB gene encoding 50S ribosomal protein L2: MAIRKYKPTTPGRRQSSVSEFNEITRSTPEKSLLRPLSKTGGRNVHGHITTRHKGGGHKRRYRVIDFRRSDKDGVLAKVAHIEYDPNRTANIALLHYFDGEKRYIIAPRGLTQGTVVESGPNADIKVGNNLPLRNIPAGTVIHAVELKPGGGAKMARSAGASIQLLGKEGKYAVLRMPSSEIRRVDIRCRATVGEVGNQDQINIRWGKAGRMRWKGVRPTVRGVVMNPVDHPHGGGEGRTSGGRHPVSPWGQKEGRTRKPNRPSDKMIVRRRRTNKNKKR; encoded by the coding sequence ATGGCTATTCGTAAGTACAAGCCGACTACGCCGGGTCGCCGCCAGAGTTCTGTCTCCGAGTTCAACGAGATCACCCGTTCGACTCCTGAGAAGTCTCTGCTGCGCCCGCTGTCGAAGACCGGCGGCCGTAACGTTCACGGCCACATCACCACCCGCCACAAGGGTGGCGGTCACAAGCGTCGTTACCGCGTTATCGACTTCCGTCGTAGCGACAAGGACGGCGTCCTGGCAAAGGTTGCTCACATCGAGTACGACCCGAACCGCACCGCAAACATCGCCTTGCTGCACTACTTCGACGGTGAGAAGCGCTACATCATCGCACCTCGTGGTTTGACGCAGGGCACCGTTGTTGAGTCCGGTCCAAACGCGGACATCAAGGTGGGTAACAACCTGCCTCTGCGTAACATCCCAGCCGGTACCGTTATCCACGCTGTGGAGCTGAAGCCAGGCGGCGGCGCTAAGATGGCCCGTTCCGCTGGTGCCTCCATCCAGCTGCTGGGTAAGGAAGGTAAGTACGCAGTTCTGCGTATGCCGTCTTCCGAAATCCGCCGTGTTGACATCCGTTGCCGCGCCACCGTTGGTGAAGTTGGCAACCAGGATCAGATCAACATCCGCTGGGGCAAGGCCGGCCGTATGCGCTGGAAGGGTGTTCGCCCAACCGTCCGTGGTGTCGTGATGAACCCTGTTGATCACCCACACGGTGGTGGTGAGGGTCGTACCTCTGGTGGTCGTCACCCTGTGTCCCCATGGGGCCAGAAGGAAGGCCGCACCCGTAAGCCCAACCGTCCAAGCGACAAGATGATCGTTCGCCGTCGTCGCACCAACAAGAACAAGAAGCGCTAA
- the tuf gene encoding elongation factor Tu produces the protein MAKAKFERSKPHVNIGTIGHVDHGKTTTTAAITKVLADKFPEANKSFAFDAIDKAPEERERGITINISHVEYETEKRHYAHVDAPGHADYIKNMITGAAQMDGAILVVAATDGPMPQTREHVLLARQVGVPYILVALNKCDMVDDEELLELVEMEVRELLGEQDYDEEAPVVHISALKALEGDAEWAEKIVELMQACDDSIPDPVRETDRPFLMPIEDIFTITGRGTVVTGRVERGVLNLNDEVEILGIREKSQKTTVTSIEMFNKLLDTAEAGDNAALLLRGLKREDVERGQIVAKPGEYTPHTEFEGSVYVLSKDEGGRHTPFFDNYRPQFYFRTTDVTGVVKLPEGTDMVMPGDNVDMSVTLIQPVAMDEGLRFAIREGGRTVGAGRVTKITK, from the coding sequence GTGGCGAAGGCTAAGTTCGAGCGTTCCAAGCCGCACGTAAACATCGGCACCATTGGTCACGTCGACCACGGCAAGACCACCACCACTGCCGCCATCACCAAGGTACTGGCTGACAAGTTCCCAGAGGCTAACAAGTCCTTCGCTTTCGACGCCATCGACAAGGCGCCGGAGGAGCGGGAGCGTGGTATTACGATTAACATCTCCCACGTTGAGTACGAGACCGAGAAGCGTCACTACGCTCACGTCGACGCTCCAGGCCACGCTGACTACATCAAGAACATGATCACCGGTGCTGCCCAGATGGACGGCGCGATCCTGGTTGTGGCTGCTACCGACGGCCCAATGCCTCAGACCCGCGAGCACGTTCTGCTGGCTCGTCAGGTTGGCGTTCCTTACATCCTCGTTGCACTGAACAAGTGCGACATGGTTGACGATGAGGAGCTGCTGGAGCTCGTTGAGATGGAGGTCCGCGAGCTGCTGGGCGAGCAGGACTACGATGAGGAAGCTCCTGTCGTTCACATCTCCGCACTGAAGGCTCTCGAGGGCGACGCAGAGTGGGCTGAGAAGATCGTTGAGCTCATGCAGGCTTGTGACGACTCCATCCCAGATCCAGTCCGTGAGACCGATCGTCCATTCCTGATGCCAATCGAGGACATCTTCACCATTACCGGCCGCGGTACCGTTGTTACCGGCCGTGTTGAGCGTGGCGTTCTGAACCTGAACGACGAGGTTGAGATCCTGGGTATCCGCGAGAAGTCCCAGAAGACCACCGTTACCTCCATCGAGATGTTCAACAAGCTGCTGGACACCGCAGAGGCCGGCGACAACGCTGCACTGCTGCTGCGTGGTCTGAAGCGTGAGGACGTTGAGCGTGGCCAGATCGTTGCTAAGCCAGGCGAGTACACCCCTCACACCGAGTTCGAGGGCTCTGTCTACGTTCTGTCCAAGGACGAGGGTGGCCGCCACACCCCATTCTTCGACAACTACCGTCCTCAGTTCTACTTCCGCACCACCGACGTTACCGGTGTTGTGAAGCTGCCAGAGGGCACCGACATGGTTATGCCCGGCGACAACGTTGACATGAGCGTTACCCTGATCCAGCCAGTGGCTATGGACGAGGGCCTGCGCTTCGCTATCCGTGAGGGTGGCCGCACCGTTGGCGCTGGTCGCGTTACCAAGATCACCAAGTAA
- the rpsS gene encoding 30S ribosomal protein S19: MPRSLKKGPFVDEHLLAKVDAQNEKGTKQVIKTWSRRSTILPDFIGHTFAVHDGRKHVPVFIDDSMVGHKLGEFAPTKTFKGHVKDDKKGRR, translated from the coding sequence ATGCCACGTAGCCTCAAGAAGGGCCCATTCGTCGACGAACACCTCCTCGCGAAGGTGGACGCTCAGAACGAGAAGGGCACCAAGCAGGTCATCAAGACCTGGTCCCGTCGCTCGACCATTCTGCCTGATTTCATTGGCCACACTTTCGCCGTCCACGACGGTCGCAAGCACGTGCCAGTGTTCATCGATGATTCCATGGTCGGACACAAGCTAGGCGAGTTCGCCCCCACGAAGACCTTTAAGGGTCACGTGAAGGACGACAAGAAGGGTCGTCGATAA
- the fusA gene encoding elongation factor G, whose translation MALEALTDLKKVRNIGIMAHIDAGKTTTTERILFYTGINRKIGETHDGASTMDWMEQEKERGITITSAATTCFWKENQINIIDTPGHVDFTVEVERSLRVLDGAVAVFDAKEGVEPQSEQVWRQATKYDVPRICFVNKMDKLGADFFFTVDTIIDRLGAKPLVMQLPIGAEDNFDGVVDLLEMKALTWRGVTEIGTEATVEEIPADLQEKAEEYREKLIETVAESDEELMERYFAGEEITVDELKAQIRKLVVNSEVYPVYCGSAYKNKGIQPMLDAVISFLPNPMDVGSIKGHDPKDAEKEMLRKPSKDEPFSALAFKVAVHPFFGKLTYVRVYSGSVESGAQVTNSTKDKKERVGKLFQMHSNKEQPVDKASAGHIYAFIGLKDTTTGDTLCDTQNPVILESMDFPDPVIEVAIEPKTKSDQEKLGTAIQKLAEEDPTFTVKLDDETGQTVIGGMGELHLDVLVDRMRREFKVEANVGAPQVAYRETIRKPVEKLEYTHKKQTGGSGQFARVIIALEPYEPEEGSDETYEFVNEVTGGRVPKEYIPSVDAGIQDAMQYGYLAGFPLVNIKATLLDGAYHEVDSSEMAFKLAGSQALKEAVAKAKPVLLEPLMAVEVITPEEYMGDVIGDINSRRGQIQSMDDRAGAKLVKAKVPLSEMFGYIGDLRSRTAGRANFSMIFDSYGEVPSNVSAEIIAERTGGEVK comes from the coding sequence GTGGCACTTGAAGCGCTAACTGACCTGAAAAAGGTTCGCAATATCGGCATCATGGCACACATCGATGCCGGTAAGACGACTACCACCGAACGCATCCTGTTCTACACCGGTATTAACCGCAAGATCGGTGAGACCCACGATGGTGCGTCGACCATGGACTGGATGGAGCAGGAGAAAGAACGCGGTATCACCATTACCTCCGCGGCCACCACCTGTTTCTGGAAAGAAAACCAGATCAACATCATCGATACCCCAGGCCACGTGGACTTCACCGTTGAGGTGGAGCGCTCCCTGCGTGTTCTGGACGGTGCTGTTGCCGTATTCGACGCCAAAGAAGGCGTGGAACCGCAGTCCGAGCAGGTTTGGCGCCAGGCAACGAAGTACGACGTCCCACGCATCTGCTTCGTCAACAAGATGGACAAGCTCGGTGCTGATTTCTTCTTCACCGTAGACACCATCATCGATCGTCTGGGTGCAAAGCCATTGGTTATGCAGCTGCCAATCGGTGCAGAGGACAACTTCGACGGCGTTGTTGACCTGCTGGAAATGAAGGCACTGACCTGGCGCGGTGTCACTGAGATCGGAACCGAGGCTACCGTCGAGGAGATCCCAGCTGACCTGCAGGAAAAGGCTGAGGAGTACCGCGAGAAGCTCATCGAGACCGTTGCAGAGTCCGATGAAGAGCTCATGGAGCGTTACTTCGCTGGTGAGGAAATCACCGTTGACGAGCTGAAGGCTCAGATCCGCAAGCTGGTTGTGAACTCCGAAGTTTACCCAGTGTACTGTGGCTCCGCTTACAAGAACAAGGGTATCCAGCCAATGCTGGACGCAGTTATTTCCTTCCTGCCTAACCCAATGGACGTTGGTTCCATCAAGGGCCACGATCCAAAGGACGCAGAAAAGGAGATGCTGCGTAAGCCATCCAAGGATGAGCCATTCTCCGCTCTGGCCTTCAAGGTTGCCGTACACCCATTCTTCGGCAAGCTGACCTACGTACGCGTGTACTCCGGTTCTGTTGAGTCTGGTGCCCAGGTCACCAACTCCACCAAGGACAAGAAGGAGCGCGTCGGTAAGCTGTTCCAGATGCACTCCAACAAGGAGCAGCCAGTGGATAAGGCTTCCGCTGGTCACATCTACGCCTTCATTGGTCTGAAGGACACCACCACCGGTGACACTCTGTGTGACACCCAGAACCCAGTGATCTTGGAGTCCATGGACTTCCCAGACCCGGTGATCGAGGTGGCCATCGAGCCTAAGACCAAGTCTGACCAGGAGAAGCTGGGTACGGCTATCCAGAAGCTCGCGGAAGAGGACCCAACCTTCACCGTGAAGCTGGATGACGAGACCGGCCAGACCGTTATTGGCGGCATGGGCGAGCTTCACCTGGACGTGCTGGTTGACCGCATGCGCCGTGAGTTCAAGGTCGAGGCAAACGTTGGTGCGCCACAGGTTGCCTACCGCGAGACCATCCGTAAGCCAGTTGAGAAGCTGGAATACACCCACAAGAAGCAGACCGGTGGTTCCGGTCAGTTCGCGCGCGTGATCATCGCTCTGGAGCCTTACGAGCCAGAAGAGGGCTCCGACGAGACCTACGAGTTCGTTAACGAGGTCACCGGTGGCCGCGTTCCTAAGGAGTACATCCCATCCGTTGATGCGGGTATCCAGGACGCAATGCAGTACGGTTACCTAGCCGGCTTCCCACTGGTGAACATCAAGGCAACCCTGCTTGACGGTGCATACCACGAGGTTGACTCCTCGGAAATGGCCTTCAAGCTCGCCGGTTCTCAGGCACTGAAGGAAGCCGTTGCAAAGGCTAAGCCAGTTCTGCTGGAGCCACTGATGGCCGTTGAGGTCATCACCCCAGAGGAGTACATGGGCGACGTCATCGGCGACATCAACTCTCGCCGTGGTCAGATCCAGTCCATGGACGACCGCGCCGGCGCCAAGCTGGTCAAGGCAAAGGTTCCTCTGTCTGAGATGTTCGGCTACATCGGTGACCTGCGTTCCCGTACCGCAGGCCGTGCGAACTTCTCCATGATCTTCGATTCTTACGGTGAAGTTCCTTCGAACGTTTCCGCTGAGATCATCGCTGAGCGTACCGGTGGCGAGGTTAAGTAA
- the rpsL gene encoding 30S ribosomal protein S12 → MPTIQQLVRKGRHDKSQKVATAALKGSPQRRGVCTRVYTTTPKKPNSALRKVARVRLTSGIEVSAYIPGEGHNLQEHSMVLVRGGRVKDLPGVRYKIVRGTLDTQGVKDRKQARSRYGAKKEK, encoded by the coding sequence ATGCCAACTATTCAGCAGCTGGTCCGTAAGGGCCGTCATGATAAGTCTCAGAAGGTGGCTACCGCTGCGCTGAAGGGTTCCCCACAGCGTCGTGGCGTGTGCACCCGTGTGTACACCACCACCCCAAAGAAGCCGAACTCCGCGCTCCGTAAGGTTGCCCGTGTTCGTCTGACCTCCGGTATCGAGGTTTCTGCTTACATTCCAGGTGAGGGCCACAACCTCCAGGAGCACTCCATGGTGCTCGTGCGTGGTGGTCGTGTGAAGGACCTCCCTGGTGTGCGTTACAAGATTGTCCGTGGAACCCTGGATACTCAGGGCGTTAAGGATCGTAAGCAGGCTCGTTCCCGCTACGGCGCGAAGAAGGAGAAGTAA
- the rplC gene encoding 50S ribosomal protein L3: MSDIEIKGILGKKLGMTQIFDDENRVVPVTVVEAGPCVVTQVRTKETDGYDAVQIAFGEIDPRKVNKPAAGHFKKAGVTPRRHVTEIRVEDSSAYEVGQDVTVEIFNDVKFVDVTGITKGHGYAGAMKRHGFAGQGASHGNQAAHRRVGGIGACATPGRIFKGKRMAGRMGNARVTLQNLKVAKVDAESNLLLVKGAVPGNNGGIVVVKTAVKGGAHA; this comes from the coding sequence ATGAGTGATATTGAGATCAAGGGCATCCTGGGCAAGAAGCTCGGCATGACCCAGATCTTCGACGACGAGAACCGGGTTGTCCCGGTCACCGTCGTCGAGGCTGGGCCATGTGTCGTCACCCAGGTGCGCACCAAGGAAACCGACGGCTACGACGCCGTCCAGATCGCTTTCGGCGAGATCGACCCACGCAAGGTAAACAAGCCTGCTGCTGGTCACTTCAAGAAGGCTGGCGTGACCCCTCGTCGCCACGTTACGGAGATCCGCGTTGAGGATTCCTCCGCTTACGAGGTAGGCCAGGACGTCACCGTCGAGATCTTCAACGACGTGAAGTTCGTTGACGTAACCGGCATCACCAAGGGCCACGGCTATGCCGGCGCTATGAAGCGCCACGGCTTCGCTGGCCAGGGTGCTTCCCACGGTAACCAGGCTGCACACCGCCGCGTCGGTGGTATCGGTGCATGTGCCACCCCAGGTCGTATCTTTAAGGGCAAGCGCATGGCAGGCCGTATGGGCAACGCACGCGTTACCCTGCAGAACCTGAAGGTTGCCAAGGTAGATGCAGAATCCAACCTGCTGCTCGTTAAGGGCGCAGTACCAGGTAACAACGGCGGCATCGTCGTTGTGAAGACCGCAGTGAAGGGCGGTGCACACGCATGA
- a CDS encoding DUF4236 domain-containing protein, with protein MGIFFRNSKKIGPFRVNTSTGGVGGSIKIGPARITRRANGSHTISFRNGSGLSYTKSLGGLFGKKKR; from the coding sequence ATGGGAATTTTCTTTCGCAACTCAAAAAAGATCGGGCCGTTCCGCGTTAACACGTCCACTGGTGGTGTGGGCGGTTCTATCAAGATCGGGCCGGCTCGCATCACGCGCCGCGCTAATGGTAGCCACACGATCTCCTTTCGGAATGGCAGTGGGTTGAGCTACACCAAGTCTTTGGGTGGACTGTTTGGTAAAAAGAAGCGCTAG
- a CDS encoding sortase yields MLAALVALVAFSLWPNSDEADIPAGLESNEVMAENSPVIAPAAAKEIVVPRIGLRAEFEDGSCRVKDNAINPATLDRACTYTSDDRPYSLPGTDASDIVVVAGHTGAGVHAVFDKLYDGRANRHTISVGDKMYLRTANSGDNWLVYSATDLHEPKKEGLAEDSAIWGDGPRPGRLLTISCIQPANPLASSARNAVIGWQFQGVSHSTKTSGSP; encoded by the coding sequence GTGCTCGCTGCCCTCGTGGCGCTTGTGGCCTTCTCTTTATGGCCCAACTCAGATGAAGCCGATATTCCCGCCGGACTAGAGAGCAACGAGGTGATGGCGGAGAATTCCCCTGTGATCGCACCGGCAGCGGCCAAGGAGATCGTTGTGCCGCGGATTGGATTGCGGGCAGAATTCGAGGATGGTTCATGCCGCGTCAAGGACAACGCAATCAACCCCGCCACATTAGATAGAGCCTGCACGTACACGTCTGATGACCGTCCATATTCCCTGCCTGGCACGGACGCTTCAGACATCGTGGTAGTGGCTGGACACACCGGGGCGGGCGTACACGCCGTTTTCGACAAACTGTATGACGGGCGAGCGAACCGCCACACCATTTCCGTTGGCGACAAGATGTATCTACGCACCGCGAATTCCGGTGACAACTGGTTGGTATATTCCGCGACCGATTTACATGAACCGAAGAAGGAAGGACTTGCCGAAGACTCGGCGATTTGGGGCGACGGGCCTCGCCCAGGCCGGTTGTTAACCATCAGCTGCATTCAGCCAGCTAACCCCTTGGCCTCCTCGGCTCGTAACGCGGTTATTGGATGGCAGTTCCAAGGAGTGTCGCATTCAACCAAGACATCAGGGTCGCCTTAG
- a CDS encoding esterase/lipase family protein, translating to MLQRRKFPLISTLLASLVAVGISGGGSVASAQMAGANAETAQVAATHAAVGSPSFDATRTTTTTGPGAKTFMGAFMQTLAQPRLAPVGTNDWTCKPSAEHPNPVILIHGTWENAYVNWSGMAPQLKKDGYCVFAPNLGRAHIWNKGGVGSLLPNTFGVAPVDVSAGQLAQVVDAVLGATGAKQVDLVGHSQGGVMARYYAKFGGGVDATDPKKNKIGKIITLGATNHGTQVGGKYPQKKGGNEPQAVEREQAAGEPRPHGAGSKKQALGVGSKAAGSDKQALGAGSKAAGSDNQAFTDGYAEFRQWFGGVAGYQQEYGSEFIRKLNEGGETQPGVEYTIIGTKYDEISTPYDATFLSAGRGATVRNITMQDGCVEDHSDHMTMSYSPRGVDLVRHALDPELVPADQIRCTGQGDVWGSS from the coding sequence ATGCTTCAACGACGGAAATTCCCCCTCATCTCCACTCTGCTGGCCAGCCTGGTGGCGGTGGGTATTAGTGGTGGGGGGAGCGTGGCGTCGGCCCAAATGGCAGGTGCCAACGCCGAAACGGCGCAGGTAGCTGCAACCCATGCGGCGGTGGGATCTCCTAGTTTTGACGCCACTCGCACCACGACTACGACCGGCCCGGGCGCAAAGACGTTCATGGGCGCGTTTATGCAGACGTTGGCCCAGCCCCGGTTAGCACCGGTGGGTACCAATGATTGGACCTGTAAACCTTCTGCGGAGCACCCGAACCCGGTGATTCTTATTCACGGCACGTGGGAGAACGCCTACGTCAACTGGTCCGGTATGGCACCACAGTTGAAGAAAGATGGATACTGCGTGTTCGCTCCGAATTTGGGGCGCGCGCATATTTGGAACAAGGGCGGGGTGGGCTCGCTGCTTCCAAACACGTTCGGCGTGGCGCCCGTTGATGTATCGGCGGGGCAGTTAGCGCAAGTAGTCGACGCGGTGCTGGGGGCGACTGGTGCTAAGCAAGTTGACTTGGTTGGGCATTCTCAGGGCGGGGTCATGGCCCGCTACTACGCGAAATTCGGTGGGGGAGTGGACGCGACCGATCCGAAGAAGAACAAGATCGGTAAAATCATCACGCTTGGTGCCACTAACCATGGCACTCAGGTGGGAGGAAAGTACCCGCAGAAGAAGGGCGGGAATGAACCTCAGGCAGTTGAGCGCGAGCAGGCTGCGGGTGAGCCACGCCCGCACGGGGCTGGTTCGAAGAAGCAGGCGCTAGGGGTGGGTAGCAAGGCGGCCGGATCGGACAAGCAGGCGCTTGGGGCGGGTAGCAAGGCGGCCGGATCGGACAACCAAGCTTTTACCGACGGTTACGCCGAATTCCGGCAGTGGTTCGGCGGTGTTGCGGGTTACCAGCAGGAGTATGGTTCAGAGTTCATTCGGAAACTGAATGAAGGTGGCGAAACACAGCCGGGTGTTGAATACACCATTATCGGGACGAAATACGACGAAATTTCCACGCCGTACGACGCCACGTTCTTGAGCGCAGGGCGAGGTGCAACGGTTCGAAACATCACCATGCAAGACGGGTGCGTGGAGGACCATTCCGATCACATGACTATGTCGTACTCCCCGCGGGGAGTGGACTTGGTTCGTCATGCGTTAGATCCCGAATTGGTTCCGGCTGATCAGATTCGATGCACCGGGCAGGGCGATGTGTGGGGTAGTAGCTAG